The following coding sequences lie in one Hippopotamus amphibius kiboko isolate mHipAmp2 chromosome 17, mHipAmp2.hap2, whole genome shotgun sequence genomic window:
- the AFMID gene encoding kynurenine formamidase isoform X2, whose translation MNVPGGGCEREAPWKRMRKEELENQYSPSRWVVRLGAEEALRTYSHIGNEATKSARATGRSLLDVHYGDGEGEKLDIYFPAAVSEGLPFLIFFHGGFWQSGSKDTSAFMVSPLTAQGVVVVIVAYDIAPKGTLDQMVDQVTQSIVFVQRQYPGNQGIYLCGHSAGAHLAAMMLVANWTKHGVTPNLKGLFLMSGIYDLEPIMHTSENAPLLTTLQDAQRNSPQWHLEMATTQPAGPACRILVIVGQHDSPEFHRQSREFYQTLRRGGWKASLEELHDVDHFEILWNLTQKDYVLTQIILKTIFQES comes from the exons ATGAATGTTCCCGGCGGAGGTTGTGAGCGCGAGGCTCCCTGGAAGAGGATGCGTAAAGAG GAGCTGGAGAATCAGTACTCCCCCAGCAGATGGGTCGTCCGACTGGGAGCAGAGGAGGCCTTGAGGACCTACTCACACATAGGAAACGAGG CTACCAAGAGTGCCCGGGCCACGGGGAGGAGCCTACTCGATGTCCACTATGGAGATGGCGAAGGGGAGAAATTGGACATCTACTTTCCTGCGGCAGTGTCTGAAG GCTTgcctttccttatattttttcatGGAGGATTCTGGCAGAGTGGAAG TAAAGACACGTCAGCCTTCATGGTCAGCCCACTGACAGCACAGGGAGTGGTCGTGGTGATAGTGGCTTATGACATTGCCCCCAAAG GCACCCTGGACCAGATGGTAGACCAGGTGACTCAGAGCATTGTGTTTGTCCAGAGGCAGTATCCAGGCAACCA GGGAATTTACCTGTGCGGACACTCAGCTGGGGCTCACCTCGCTGCCATGATGCTCGTGGCCAACTGGACCAAGCATGGAGTCACGCCCAACCTCAAAG GCTTGTTCCTGATGAGTGGGATCTACGACCTGGAGCCCATCATGCACACCTCTGAGAACGCCCCTCTCCTTACAACCCT GCAGGATGCTCAGAGGAACAGCCCGCAGTGgcacctggagatggccacgACCCAGCCTGCAGGTCCAGCCTGCCGCATCCTGGTGATTGTGGGCCAACACGATAGCCCCGAATTCCACCGACAGTCCAGGGAGTTTTATCAG ACTCTGCGCCGAGGAGGGTGGAAAGCCTCCTTGGAAGAGCTCCATGACGTGGATCACTTTGAAATCCTTTGGAACCTAACCCAGAAGGACTACGTGCTCACCCAG attattttgaaaacaatctTCCAGGAGTCCTGA
- the AFMID gene encoding kynurenine formamidase isoform X4, with protein MRKELPRVPGPRGGAYSMSTMEMAKGRNWTSTFLRQCLKACLSLYFFMEDSGRVEVLEARSLKSSKDTSAFMVSPLTAQGVVVVIVAYDIAPKGTLDQMVDQVTQSIVFVQRQYPGNQGIYLCGHSAGAHLAAMMLVANWTKHGVTPNLKGLFLMSGIYDLEPIMHTSENAPLLTTLQDAQRNSPQWHLEMATTQPAGPACRILVIVGQHDSPEFHRQSREFYQTLRRGGWKASLEELHDVDHFEILWNLTQKDYVLTQIILKTIFQES; from the exons ATGCGTAAAGAG CTACCAAGAGTGCCCGGGCCACGGGGAGGAGCCTACTCGATGTCCACTATGGAGATGGCGAAGGGGAGAAATTGGACATCTACTTTCCTGCGGCAGTGTCTGAAG GCTTgcctttccttatattttttcatGGAGGATTCTGGCAGAGTGGAAG ttctggaggccagaagtctcaaatcaag TAAAGACACGTCAGCCTTCATGGTCAGCCCACTGACAGCACAGGGAGTGGTCGTGGTGATAGTGGCTTATGACATTGCCCCCAAAG GCACCCTGGACCAGATGGTAGACCAGGTGACTCAGAGCATTGTGTTTGTCCAGAGGCAGTATCCAGGCAACCA GGGAATTTACCTGTGCGGACACTCAGCTGGGGCTCACCTCGCTGCCATGATGCTCGTGGCCAACTGGACCAAGCATGGAGTCACGCCCAACCTCAAAG GCTTGTTCCTGATGAGTGGGATCTACGACCTGGAGCCCATCATGCACACCTCTGAGAACGCCCCTCTCCTTACAACCCT GCAGGATGCTCAGAGGAACAGCCCGCAGTGgcacctggagatggccacgACCCAGCCTGCAGGTCCAGCCTGCCGCATCCTGGTGATTGTGGGCCAACACGATAGCCCCGAATTCCACCGACAGTCCAGGGAGTTTTATCAG ACTCTGCGCCGAGGAGGGTGGAAAGCCTCCTTGGAAGAGCTCCATGACGTGGATCACTTTGAAATCCTTTGGAACCTAACCCAGAAGGACTACGTGCTCACCCAG attattttgaaaacaatctTCCAGGAGTCCTGA
- the AFMID gene encoding kynurenine formamidase isoform X5, which translates to MRKELPRVPGPRGGAYSMSTMEMAKGRNWTSTFLRQCLKDSGRVEVLEARSLKSSKDTSAFMVSPLTAQGVVVVIVAYDIAPKGTLDQMVDQVTQSIVFVQRQYPGNQGIYLCGHSAGAHLAAMMLVANWTKHGVTPNLKGLFLMSGIYDLEPIMHTSENAPLLTTLQDAQRNSPQWHLEMATTQPAGPACRILVIVGQHDSPEFHRQSREFYQTLRRGGWKASLEELHDVDHFEILWNLTQKDYVLTQIILKTIFQES; encoded by the exons ATGCGTAAAGAG CTACCAAGAGTGCCCGGGCCACGGGGAGGAGCCTACTCGATGTCCACTATGGAGATGGCGAAGGGGAGAAATTGGACATCTACTTTCCTGCGGCAGTGTCTGAAG GATTCTGGCAGAGTGGAAG ttctggaggccagaagtctcaaatcaag TAAAGACACGTCAGCCTTCATGGTCAGCCCACTGACAGCACAGGGAGTGGTCGTGGTGATAGTGGCTTATGACATTGCCCCCAAAG GCACCCTGGACCAGATGGTAGACCAGGTGACTCAGAGCATTGTGTTTGTCCAGAGGCAGTATCCAGGCAACCA GGGAATTTACCTGTGCGGACACTCAGCTGGGGCTCACCTCGCTGCCATGATGCTCGTGGCCAACTGGACCAAGCATGGAGTCACGCCCAACCTCAAAG GCTTGTTCCTGATGAGTGGGATCTACGACCTGGAGCCCATCATGCACACCTCTGAGAACGCCCCTCTCCTTACAACCCT GCAGGATGCTCAGAGGAACAGCCCGCAGTGgcacctggagatggccacgACCCAGCCTGCAGGTCCAGCCTGCCGCATCCTGGTGATTGTGGGCCAACACGATAGCCCCGAATTCCACCGACAGTCCAGGGAGTTTTATCAG ACTCTGCGCCGAGGAGGGTGGAAAGCCTCCTTGGAAGAGCTCCATGACGTGGATCACTTTGAAATCCTTTGGAACCTAACCCAGAAGGACTACGTGCTCACCCAG attattttgaaaacaatctTCCAGGAGTCCTGA
- the BIRC5 gene encoding baculoviral IAP repeat-containing protein 5: protein MGAPSLPPAWQLYLKDHRVSTFKNWPFLEGCACTPERMAAAGFIHCPTENEPDLAQCFFCFKELEGWEPDDDPVEEHKKHSSGCAFLSVKKQFEELTLSEFLKLDKERAKNKIAKETNNKQKEFEETAKKVRCAIEQLAASQ, encoded by the exons ATGGGCGCGCCGTCGTTGCCCCCGGCCTGGCAGCTCTACCTCAAGGACCACCGCGTCTCCACATTTAAGAACTGGCCTTTCTTGGAGGGCTGCGCCTGCACCCCGGAGCGG ATGGCCGCGGCTGGCTTCATCCACTGTCCCACTGAGAACGAGCCCGACTTGGCTCAGTGTTTCTTTTGCTTCAAGGAGTTGGAAGGCTGGGAGCCAGATGACGACCCTGT AGAAGAACATAAAAAGCATTCATCTGGTTGTGCTTTCCTTTCTGTCAAGAAGCAGTTTGAAGAATTAACGCTCAGCGAGTTTTTGAAACTGGATAAAGAAAGAGCCAAGAACAAAATT gcaaaggaaaccaacaataAGCAGAAAGAGTTTGAAGAAACTGCAAAGAAAGTCCGCTGTGCCATAGAGCAGCTGGCTGCCTCGCAGTGA
- the AFMID gene encoding kynurenine formamidase isoform X3, which produces MRKEELENQYSPSRWVVRLGAEEALRTYSHIGNEATKSARATGRSLLDVHYGDGEGEKLDIYFPAAVSEGFWQSGSKDTSAFMVSPLTAQGVVVVIVAYDIAPKGTLDQMVDQVTQSIVFVQRQYPGNQGIYLCGHSAGAHLAAMMLVANWTKHGVTPNLKGLFLMSGIYDLEPIMHTSENAPLLTTLQDAQRNSPQWHLEMATTQPAGPACRILVIVGQHDSPEFHRQSREFYQTLRRGGWKASLEELHDVDHFEILWNLTQKDYVLTQIILKTIFQES; this is translated from the exons ATGCGTAAAGAG GAGCTGGAGAATCAGTACTCCCCCAGCAGATGGGTCGTCCGACTGGGAGCAGAGGAGGCCTTGAGGACCTACTCACACATAGGAAACGAGG CTACCAAGAGTGCCCGGGCCACGGGGAGGAGCCTACTCGATGTCCACTATGGAGATGGCGAAGGGGAGAAATTGGACATCTACTTTCCTGCGGCAGTGTCTGAAG GATTCTGGCAGAGTGGAAG TAAAGACACGTCAGCCTTCATGGTCAGCCCACTGACAGCACAGGGAGTGGTCGTGGTGATAGTGGCTTATGACATTGCCCCCAAAG GCACCCTGGACCAGATGGTAGACCAGGTGACTCAGAGCATTGTGTTTGTCCAGAGGCAGTATCCAGGCAACCA GGGAATTTACCTGTGCGGACACTCAGCTGGGGCTCACCTCGCTGCCATGATGCTCGTGGCCAACTGGACCAAGCATGGAGTCACGCCCAACCTCAAAG GCTTGTTCCTGATGAGTGGGATCTACGACCTGGAGCCCATCATGCACACCTCTGAGAACGCCCCTCTCCTTACAACCCT GCAGGATGCTCAGAGGAACAGCCCGCAGTGgcacctggagatggccacgACCCAGCCTGCAGGTCCAGCCTGCCGCATCCTGGTGATTGTGGGCCAACACGATAGCCCCGAATTCCACCGACAGTCCAGGGAGTTTTATCAG ACTCTGCGCCGAGGAGGGTGGAAAGCCTCCTTGGAAGAGCTCCATGACGTGGATCACTTTGAAATCCTTTGGAACCTAACCCAGAAGGACTACGTGCTCACCCAG attattttgaaaacaatctTCCAGGAGTCCTGA
- the AFMID gene encoding kynurenine formamidase isoform X1, producing MRKEELENQYSPSRWVVRLGAEEALRTYSHIGNEATKSARATGRSLLDVHYGDGEGEKLDIYFPAAVSEGTWGLAVPHGSAWERYLGPHTLCFILQACLSLYFFMEDSGRVEVLEARSLKSSKDTSAFMVSPLTAQGVVVVIVAYDIAPKGTLDQMVDQVTQSIVFVQRQYPGNQGIYLCGHSAGAHLAAMMLVANWTKHGVTPNLKGLFLMSGIYDLEPIMHTSENAPLLTTLQDAQRNSPQWHLEMATTQPAGPACRILVIVGQHDSPEFHRQSREFYQTLRRGGWKASLEELHDVDHFEILWNLTQKDYVLTQIILKTIFQES from the exons ATGCGTAAAGAG GAGCTGGAGAATCAGTACTCCCCCAGCAGATGGGTCGTCCGACTGGGAGCAGAGGAGGCCTTGAGGACCTACTCACACATAGGAAACGAGG CTACCAAGAGTGCCCGGGCCACGGGGAGGAGCCTACTCGATGTCCACTATGGAGATGGCGAAGGGGAGAAATTGGACATCTACTTTCCTGCGGCAGTGTCTGAAGGTACCTGGGGGCTGGCGGTCCCCCACGGATCTGCTTGGGAGCGTTACCTCGGCCCACATACCCTTTGTTTTATTCTACAGGCTTgcctttccttatattttttcatGGAGGATTCTGGCAGAGTGGAAG ttctggaggccagaagtctcaaatcaag TAAAGACACGTCAGCCTTCATGGTCAGCCCACTGACAGCACAGGGAGTGGTCGTGGTGATAGTGGCTTATGACATTGCCCCCAAAG GCACCCTGGACCAGATGGTAGACCAGGTGACTCAGAGCATTGTGTTTGTCCAGAGGCAGTATCCAGGCAACCA GGGAATTTACCTGTGCGGACACTCAGCTGGGGCTCACCTCGCTGCCATGATGCTCGTGGCCAACTGGACCAAGCATGGAGTCACGCCCAACCTCAAAG GCTTGTTCCTGATGAGTGGGATCTACGACCTGGAGCCCATCATGCACACCTCTGAGAACGCCCCTCTCCTTACAACCCT GCAGGATGCTCAGAGGAACAGCCCGCAGTGgcacctggagatggccacgACCCAGCCTGCAGGTCCAGCCTGCCGCATCCTGGTGATTGTGGGCCAACACGATAGCCCCGAATTCCACCGACAGTCCAGGGAGTTTTATCAG ACTCTGCGCCGAGGAGGGTGGAAAGCCTCCTTGGAAGAGCTCCATGACGTGGATCACTTTGAAATCCTTTGGAACCTAACCCAGAAGGACTACGTGCTCACCCAG attattttgaaaacaatctTCCAGGAGTCCTGA